One region of Candidatus Poribacteria bacterium genomic DNA includes:
- a CDS encoding isoleucine--tRNA ligase → MFEEVSSQFTFAEREKHILEFWRENDIFQKSMEMSKDAPPFVFLEGPPFANAPPGVHHVLARIMKDAVCRYKTMTGHYVHRKAGWDTHGLPVEYQVEKQLNITNKAELEAYGVQNFIEKCKENVFQYEQDWRQMTERIGYWVDLDDAYITLSNDYIESVWWVLRQAWDKELLYQGHKVQPYCYRCGTTLASHEVAQGYQEVSDPSIFVRFPLKNRENTYLLVWTTTPWTLPSNVAVAVGEDYDYVSVEEADGRHLILAKECIPSLFGEDPPKIVENYKGSDLQDWDYEPLFDGGQHPERSHYIVPGDFVTTTEGSGLVHIAPAFGQDDYEIGQKYGLPLVQLVGPDGRFVPEVTDAWVGEYVKDADPKIIENLDGRGLLFKAAEYTHQYPFCWRCDNPLLYYARESWFIKTTAIRDQMHQHNQQINWYPEHIKDGRFGNWLENNIDWGLSRERYWGTPLPVWVCDDCGHTHCVGSIAELQELGTDVPDDIELHRPYVDDVALACEKCGGTMYRVQDVIDCWFDSGCAHTAQWHYPFENKEMLEQAYPADFISEAIDQTRGWFYSLLATGTLLYDKPAYKNCLCLELIMGPDGQKMSKSRGNTVDPWTILNGQGADAMRWYMFTATTPWTPRAFKPEGIDEAMKKFMGTLQNVYSFFVMYANLEQIDVLQDAPPVTERATIDRWILSRLHTLTDSVRDEMENYHLTNAPRAIEAFVDDLSNWYVRRSRDRFWGAEAGPDKHAAYATLYEVLRTVAKLAAPFVPFLADELYRNLVCSLDTKAPLSVHLAKYPVADAALKDAQLEADMDFTREVISMGHAARNRSGIKTRQPLAEITLGGLSDAEKATVKRLADLIHDELNVKAIDFTESLDAFAQVTLKPNFKVLGPKYGKGVQAIAKAFATADAVALKAALEAAGSLQVEASGETYTLEPSEVDVQTQNREGFFVEADAKKFVALSTELTHELTLEGLAREFVNKIQNMRKDADFNVSDRIKLSLSGTSPLLDEAFQAHRDYILRETLTTAVVDTPGENAFTLAQKLNGEPATLSVEQV, encoded by the coding sequence GTTTGAAGAGGTATCCTCCCAATTCACGTTTGCTGAAAGGGAAAAACATATCTTGGAATTCTGGCGTGAAAACGACATCTTTCAGAAAAGTATGGAGATGTCCAAAGACGCGCCGCCGTTTGTTTTTCTCGAAGGACCCCCGTTTGCGAATGCACCGCCCGGCGTGCATCACGTCCTCGCACGTATCATGAAAGATGCCGTCTGCCGTTACAAGACGATGACGGGGCATTACGTCCACCGCAAAGCCGGTTGGGACACACACGGACTTCCCGTTGAATATCAGGTCGAAAAGCAACTCAATATTACAAACAAAGCCGAACTCGAGGCTTACGGCGTTCAGAACTTCATCGAAAAATGTAAGGAGAACGTCTTCCAATACGAGCAGGATTGGCGACAGATGACAGAACGTATCGGATATTGGGTTGATCTGGATGATGCTTACATCACGCTGTCGAACGATTACATTGAAAGCGTTTGGTGGGTCCTCCGGCAAGCCTGGGATAAGGAACTCCTGTATCAAGGGCACAAGGTCCAACCGTATTGCTATCGGTGCGGCACAACCTTAGCGAGCCACGAAGTCGCGCAGGGTTACCAAGAAGTCTCCGACCCGTCTATCTTCGTTCGCTTCCCGCTGAAAAACAGAGAGAATACCTACCTACTCGTCTGGACGACGACCCCATGGACGCTGCCCTCTAACGTCGCTGTCGCTGTCGGTGAAGATTACGATTACGTTTCCGTTGAAGAAGCCGACGGACGGCATCTCATTCTCGCAAAAGAGTGTATACCCAGTTTATTCGGAGAAGATCCCCCGAAAATCGTCGAAAACTATAAAGGCAGTGACCTCCAAGACTGGGACTACGAACCCTTGTTCGATGGCGGACAGCATCCGGAAAGATCCCACTACATCGTCCCCGGTGATTTCGTGACGACGACAGAAGGGAGTGGCTTGGTCCATATCGCTCCCGCTTTTGGACAGGATGACTACGAAATCGGACAGAAATACGGGCTGCCGCTCGTGCAATTGGTCGGTCCCGACGGCAGGTTTGTCCCAGAAGTTACAGATGCGTGGGTGGGTGAATACGTCAAAGACGCCGATCCGAAGATCATCGAAAACTTGGACGGACGTGGACTGTTATTTAAGGCTGCCGAGTATACGCACCAATATCCGTTCTGTTGGCGGTGTGATAACCCCTTGCTCTACTATGCCCGTGAATCGTGGTTCATCAAGACGACCGCCATCCGGGATCAGATGCATCAGCACAATCAGCAAATCAACTGGTATCCAGAGCATATCAAAGACGGACGTTTCGGCAACTGGCTGGAAAACAATATCGACTGGGGATTGAGTCGTGAACGCTATTGGGGCACTCCCTTGCCAGTCTGGGTGTGTGACGACTGCGGACATACGCACTGTGTCGGCAGTATCGCCGAATTGCAGGAACTCGGGACGGATGTGCCAGATGATATTGAACTCCACCGTCCTTATGTAGACGACGTTGCCCTCGCCTGTGAGAAATGCGGCGGCACGATGTATCGCGTCCAAGATGTCATTGATTGCTGGTTCGACTCGGGTTGTGCGCATACTGCACAGTGGCACTATCCTTTTGAGAACAAGGAGATGCTGGAACAGGCGTATCCGGCGGATTTCATCTCCGAAGCCATCGATCAGACCCGTGGATGGTTCTACAGTCTTTTAGCGACGGGGACACTCCTCTACGACAAACCCGCCTACAAAAACTGCCTCTGTCTTGAGTTAATTATGGGACCCGACGGCCAAAAGATGAGCAAGAGTCGAGGCAACACAGTGGATCCGTGGACAATTCTGAACGGACAAGGTGCCGATGCAATGCGCTGGTATATGTTCACCGCAACCACACCGTGGACACCCCGCGCTTTCAAACCGGAGGGCATTGATGAAGCAATGAAGAAGTTCATGGGAACGCTCCAGAACGTCTATAGTTTCTTCGTCATGTATGCCAACCTTGAGCAGATCGATGTCTTACAAGATGCGCCGCCTGTTACAGAACGCGCCACGATAGACAGGTGGATCTTGTCTCGTCTCCACACCCTCACTGACAGCGTGCGCGACGAGATGGAAAATTATCATCTCACGAATGCACCGCGCGCCATTGAGGCGTTTGTGGACGACCTCAGCAACTGGTATGTCCGCCGCTCCCGCGACCGCTTCTGGGGCGCGGAAGCCGGACCTGACAAGCATGCTGCCTACGCCACGCTTTATGAGGTCCTCAGAACCGTTGCGAAACTCGCCGCCCCCTTCGTTCCGTTTTTGGCGGATGAACTCTATCGTAACTTGGTATGTTCGTTGGATACTAAGGCACCCCTCAGTGTGCATCTCGCGAAATATCCGGTTGCGGATGCCGCACTCAAAGATGCCCAGTTAGAAGCCGATATGGATTTCACACGCGAAGTCATCAGCATGGGGCATGCAGCGCGCAACCGTTCCGGCATTAAGACGCGCCAACCCTTGGCGGAGATTACCCTCGGTGGGCTTTCCGATGCGGAGAAAGCGACTGTGAAGCGTTTGGCAGACCTCATCCACGATGAACTCAACGTCAAAGCGATCGACTTCACAGAGAGCTTGGACGCTTTCGCGCAGGTGACACTCAAACCCAACTTCAAGGTACTGGGACCCAAATACGGTAAGGGTGTGCAAGCCATCGCCAAAGCATTCGCCACCGCAGACGCAGTCGCCTTGAAAGCGGCGTTGGAAGCCGCCGGCAGTTTACAGGTTGAAGCGTCAGGAGAAACTTACACCCTTGAGCCGTCCGAAGTTGATGTGCAGACCCAGAATCGGGAGGGTTTCTTTGTGGAAGCGGACGCGAAGAAATTCGTCGCATTGTCAACGGAATTGACGCACGAGTTAACACT